The DNA window CGAACACCGCCAGGAAGCCGTCCCACCGGTCCAGCAGGACCACCAGGTAGGGCAGGCGCTTATCGGCCGGGGCGGCGGCGCGCTGCTCGGCCAGGGAGGAGAAGCCCTCCAGGGCGAGCGCCTGCTGGCGGCGGGCGACCTCCTTGCCGAGCATGGTCAGCAGGCGGCGCACCCGGTCGGCCTGGTCGCGGGTGACCACCGCCCCCGTGTGCGCCATGGACACCAGCGGCGCCAGGGCGCCGGACCCGGCGTCCAGGCCGTAGACGTGCACGTCCGCGGGCGAGGCGGTGCGCGCGATCTCCACCGCCAGCGTGCGCAGGAGGTTGGAGCGCCCCGAGCGCGGGGCCCCGGCCACGCCCAGGTGACCGGCCCTGGTGTAGTCCCAGGTCATGGGCCGCTGGGCCTGCTCGCCCGGCAGGTCCTCCAGCCCGATGACCAGGGGCGGCAGGAACCCCGGGGCCCCGTCGGCGTCGGCGGTCGCATCATCGCGGCCGCCGACCCGGTCGAGGGTGATCAGGGCGGGCAGCGGCTCGAGCCAGGGGCGGTGGGGGGCGGGCAGCCCGGTGGTCCGCCGGGCCTGGAGCATGGCGTCGACCAGCGCGGCCAGGTCCGTGGGCACGGACACGTCCTCCTCGATCACCGGGCCCGACGGCGCGGGCCGGGACAGGCCCTCCAGGGTGACCGGCTCGAGGCTCGGGGCGGCGGTGCGCACCGCCCCGGTCGGGCGCCCGCCCACGCGGGAGGCCTGGAAGGGCAGCAGGCGCCCGTGCCCCAATCGCGCGTAGGCCCTTCCCGGAATCGACGGCGGGATGTGCGCCGAGGCGCCGGACTCCACCACGTCCTGGGAGTCGCCCTCGTCGGTCACCCGCAGCGCGATGCGCAGGTTCGTGTTCGACTTGATCTCCGCCGAAACCACGCCCGCCGGCCGCTGGGTGGCCAGGACCAGGTGCACCCCCAGGGACCGGCCCCGGCGGGCGATGTCCACCAGGCCGGTGACGAAGTCGGGGAGCTCGGCCACCAGGGCGGCGAACTCGTCGATGATGAGCATGAGGCGGGGCATGGGCTCGTCGCCCGGCCCCAGCGCCGCCGTGTAGTCCTCGATGTCCTTGGCGTCGGCGCGGGCGAGCAGGCGCTCCCTGCGCCGCAGCTCCGCCCCCAGCGACTCCAGCGCCCGGCCGGTCAGGTGGCCGTCCAGGTCGGTGACCATGCCCACCGTGTGGGGCAGGCGCGCGCAGTCCTTGAAGGCGGCCCCGCCCTTGTAGTCCACCAGCACGAAGGTCATCGACTCGGGCGTGTTGAGCGCGCACAGGGAGGCGATGAGGGTCTGCAGCAGCTCGGACTTGCCCGAACCGGTGGTCCCGGCCACCAGGGCGTGGGGCCCGTCCGCGCGCACATCCAGGGAGAACAGGCCCTCGGCGTCCTCGCCGATGACCGCCCGTGTGCTCGCCCGGCCCCCCTGCCAGCGGGAGAGCACCGCCGCCGCGTCCGGCTCCGGCATGCCGATGACGTCCAGCAGCCGCGAGGAGCGGGGGATCGCCCCCGCGTCCCCCTGGGCGGAGACGTCCCGCAGCGGCGCCAGGGCGCGCGCCACCCGCTGCGCCCAGCCGGCGGGCACCAGGTCCAGGCTCACCTGCTCGATATCGTCCTTGTCGGTCTGCGACACGCCGGCCCAGGGCTCATCGGCCGCCACCACAGCCCGGCACTCCTCCGGCAGGGACACCCGGTCCTCGTCCAGGCACAGCAGCCTGATGCCCGCCGCCGGGCCCTCGCGCAGAACCCGCACCATGCCCGGCACCAGGCGCAGGGCGCGGGCGCCGTCGAGCACCACCAGGGTGAACGCGCCCGGGGCCGCTCCGCCCGCGGCGCCGGCCGCCTCCTGGCGCCGCTCGATCAGGGACACCAGGGCGCCCACCTGGCGGGCGATCGTGTCCTCGTCCATGGCGGCCCGCACCCGGGCCCCGGTCCCCTCGGGGGCCCGGGCGTGGGGGAGCCAGCAGGTCCACGCCCACTCTTCGCCCGCCCGCGCGCCCAGACCGGGATCCACGAGCACCATGAGGTCGAGCTCGGCCGGGGAGTGGAGCACGGCGCACTGGGCGAGCATCCACCGGGCCGTCTCCCGGCGCTTCTCCCCGGCGATCCCGGCGACCCCCAGTCGGCCCAGCGGCACCGACACGGGCACGTCCGACGCCGACCAGGCGAACGGCTCCTCCCAGCCCGCCCGGTCGGGCAGCCTCAGCTCGACCTCGCTGGGCAGGTCCGCCGTCCCCACCCGCAGATCCAGCCAGTCGGGGTCGTGGATGCGCCTCTCCCACAGCCCCGCCCTCGGGCCCGTGGCCCGCAGCATGACCTCCGCCGCATCCGGGTGGTCGAGCCGGCGCGCGCGCCGCTCCTCCACCAGCGCCCTGAAGGCCGCCCTCTCCGCCTCGCGCTTCTGCTCCCGGAAGCGGGCCACCGCCTCGCGGTGCATCTTCTTGGCCCCCGAGCGCGTCGCCAGGCGGTTGCCGATCATCATGAGCGGGGACAGCAGCATGAACAGCAGCGACATGACGCGGTGCGTGATGAAGAAGGTCGCCCCGCCCATGACCAGCGGGGCCAGCAGCATGATCGGGGAGAACGGCTGCTTGCGGGGCGCGGTCGGCTCCTGCGGCACGGTGAACACCGCCGACCGGGCTGGCCGCGCCAGCCGCGGCGGACGGTTGAAGTCCAGGGTCGGCGCCCCCCGGCTCGCCGTGACGACGGCGTCGGCCGCGGGCACCGGCCCGATCATGAGCTGGGTGCGCCCCAGGCTCAGGACGGCCTCCCGCGTCCAGGCGGCCGGCTCCGACAGCGCCCGGCGGTCCAGCTCGACCAGCCTGCGGGGGGCGTCCGGATCCAGCTCCTCATGATCCGGCAGCGCGACTCGACCAGCCGCGCCGCGCCGATCCCGCCGTGCGCGCCGTCGCCCGCCCCGCGCGCGCCTCCCCCCGCGCGCGCCGTCGTGCCCCGAAGGGGTCTCCTCCTCCGCCCCGGCCTCCTCGGCCCCCCGACGGCGCAGGACCAGGGGGCCGGGCAGCGCCCGGGCCCGCACCGGACGCGCGGGCGCCTTCAGATCTGCCGCGCCCTCCATCGCCTCCACCCTCACGCGGGCCCCGGCCTCCACCCGCACCCGCACCAGGGGCCGGTCCGCCCCGGGGATCACGACGTCGCAGCCGGCGCCCCCCACGGTGTACTCGCCCAGGCCCAGCCGGTGCACGCACCCGGCGCCCGGACCGCCCACCACGCGCAGCTCCACCACCCCGTCGGGCTCATCGACGTCGGGCGCGGGCCCCTCAAGACCCACGAGCGCGCCGTCGCGCACCACCCCCTCCTCCAACCGGACCCCCGGATCCAGCAGCGCGTCGCCGACCCACAGGGCCGGGGCCGGCGGGGCGCCCGTCGCCTTCCCACTGGCCCCCAGCGCCACCACCACCGGGTCCGGCGCGACAGGACCCGCAACGGCCCCGGCGCCCGCCAGCGCCCGGGCCAGATCCGCCACCGTGGCCCCCTCCTGTGCTCGGACCAGGACGTCCGTGCACTCCCCCGGCGCCGCACCCGGCCCGGCCACACCGATCAGCAGCTCCACAACCAACACTCTCCCCAGGGACTAGGACGCGCATCACGCTACCAGCCGCAGCCGGTCGACGGAAGAACCCCCGATGAAGGCCGACAAAACCGGCCACGGCGATCACGGCGGGCGCCCCGTTCGGCCGCGACGACCACTTCGACAACCGCGGCGGCCCCGCGCGGAAGCGAAGCGCCGCCGCGGGCCCCGCACGGAAACGTCCCGGCCCGCGAGAACGTACCTCTAGCAGACGTTCTCGTGGGTTAAGTGACGTTCTCGCGGGTCGCCCGGCGATCTCGTGGGCCGGGCTGCGTCACGACATGCGAGACGCCGTCCCATTTATTCCGGCATCAGGTGGCGGCCGGAACTCTGGTGTAGCGCTGATCGGGTCCAGCGGCGATCGGGGGGACGGAGGGGACGACGACGGCAGCGAGAGCACGCATTCCCTCCACGGCGTCCTCCCCGTAACCCTGGTTTGGCTTTTCGACGAATAGTTGAAATTGCAAGACATGGCTGTCGGGGTAGAGCCACACAAATTGAATATCCGTGATGACTCCTGTGCCGGTGGAGTCGGTAGACCAGATATATCCTCTCCCCTCTACATCATTCAGCACCAATGGGTCGTATCCTTCTTCATCCAGATCGTCAAAAGACTGTCTTCCATGAATGTCCACATATCCGCCGGGCCTGTAGGAAATGTGAAACACGCTCAGCATAAGGTCCCCCGAACCGCCCATCCCGCGGATCCTGCAGTCAAAATCGTCCTGACCGGGCCTGCCCGAATAACTGCTGTGCGAGTATTCATAGTCGGTGGGTCGGAAGGAGAAGGCGTCCCGGACGAGTTGCGCGGGTACGACACCACACAGGCTCTCGTCGTTCAGGAACGTGGTGAGCGGGGACGGGGACGGAAACAACGCAACGACCCGGCCAGCGACGCCGCGGGCGCATTTTACCAGCACCACGACCAGCACCGCGCACACCAGCGCGCGCATCATCCACTGCATCAGACGGAGCAGGACCGGGACGCCACGGTTTCTCCGTACACTCCCGCGCCCGCATCTTCGCGCAGGCGCACCATCATTGCCCATTCTTATCATCCTTTTAATTGTCCTTACGGCGGGGGCCGTCTTTGCTGCTGCTCTCGTGAGCATGCTCATATCCGTGGGATTGCCCAGTCGAAACAGCATCTTCGAGTTTGCCGAGTACATCGAGATCGTCCTCGTTCGTCACTGAGCCTTTCTCACCAGGAACGGCGGCCCAGGGCCGGGGATCGGCGCGGTGGTGCGGGAAGGACGGGCGCGGAGTGGGGTGGTGCGCACGGAGACACAGTCCTGCGTCGCTCCCGGCCCTCCCGCGTCATCAGGCCGATCTCGGCCAATTCGGGGGGTCTTTCTGGTGAGAAGGGTTCAATGCGACTCTCCTGACGTAGTCGACGTACGTCCTACTCCTGCACTCCGGATGCCTGACGGAGCCGTCCCGTTGGTCGGCGTTCGTGTTCGGGTACAGGGGTATGTCACCGATTATCGCCCGTACTGGGGCGTCGGGCACGCCCGGGCGAGTGAAGGCGGCGGTGGCGGGGCCACGGTGGCGGGAGCGGCGGTGGCGGGACCCACGGCGGGAGCGGCGGCGATGGGCACGAGCCGAGGACCTGCGGCCGGAACCGTGCACCCGACCGCCAACAGACCCACCATGACCACCATGACGATCCCGCGCCCCCGTGCGAACCGCATTCGCCGCATCAACCCACTTCACGACGACGAACCCCCAGGCCCCGGCCC is part of the Actinomyces sp. oral taxon 414 genome and encodes:
- a CDS encoding FtsK/SpoIIIE domain-containing protein, with amino-acid sequence MELLIGVAGPGAAPGECTDVLVRAQEGATVADLARALAGAGAVAGPVAPDPVVVALGASGKATGAPPAPALWVGDALLDPGVRLEEGVVRDGALVGLEGPAPDVDEPDGVVELRVVGGPGAGCVHRLGLGEYTVGGAGCDVVIPGADRPLVRVRVEAGARVRVEAMEGAADLKAPARPVRARALPGPLVLRRRGAEEAGAEEETPSGHDGARGGRRARGGRRRARRDRRGAAGRVALPDHEELDPDAPRRLVELDRRALSEPAAWTREAVLSLGRTQLMIGPVPAADAVVTASRGAPTLDFNRPPRLARPARSAVFTVPQEPTAPRKQPFSPIMLLAPLVMGGATFFITHRVMSLLFMLLSPLMMIGNRLATRSGAKKMHREAVARFREQKREAERAAFRALVEERRARRLDHPDAAEVMLRATGPRAGLWERRIHDPDWLDLRVGTADLPSEVELRLPDRAGWEEPFAWSASDVPVSVPLGRLGVAGIAGEKRRETARWMLAQCAVLHSPAELDLMVLVDPGLGARAGEEWAWTCWLPHARAPEGTGARVRAAMDEDTIARQVGALVSLIERRQEAAGAAGGAAPGAFTLVVLDGARALRLVPGMVRVLREGPAAGIRLLCLDEDRVSLPEECRAVVAADEPWAGVSQTDKDDIEQVSLDLVPAGWAQRVARALAPLRDVSAQGDAGAIPRSSRLLDVIGMPEPDAAAVLSRWQGGRASTRAVIGEDAEGLFSLDVRADGPHALVAGTTGSGKSELLQTLIASLCALNTPESMTFVLVDYKGGAAFKDCARLPHTVGMVTDLDGHLTGRALESLGAELRRRERLLARADAKDIEDYTAALGPGDEPMPRLMLIIDEFAALVAELPDFVTGLVDIARRGRSLGVHLVLATQRPAGVVSAEIKSNTNLRIALRVTDEGDSQDVVESGASAHIPPSIPGRAYARLGHGRLLPFQASRVGGRPTGAVRTAAPSLEPVTLEGLSRPAPSGPVIEEDVSVPTDLAALVDAMLQARRTTGLPAPHRPWLEPLPALITLDRVGGRDDATADADGAPGFLPPLVIGLEDLPGEQAQRPMTWDYTRAGHLGVAGAPRSGRSNLLRTLAVEIARTASPADVHVYGLDAGSGALAPLVSMAHTGAVVTRDQADRVRRLLTMLGKEVARRQQALALEGFSSLAEQRAAAPADKRLPYLVVLLDRWDGFLAVFETVNGGAMVSAFETLMREGAAVGVRVVVTGDRTTFRGRTGMLLEDRLVLRMPAADDYELVGMRARDAPASMPAGRAFRSGPHPREVQIAVLDADPSGTAQTAALYREARAADERWGRVPDGLRPARVDDLPLAITAAQALELGPAPKPGWIPLGVGGNTLAVRSVSMEDVGNGVLITGPRRSGRSTALAFALQSALDNGTRTILILPRRSPLTAWADHPGVVGVLDSTTTAAQLTELLGKDRETLVVFDDFDVMGKDHVVAAVLDDYMRSCRDAGGGVLMVCNIDEAQGLGRNLLASMRKNRTGLLLAPRSAADGSTFSTTLPRSVGAPVPLGRAIMITTQGWAWVQIPHTTAPARADERRSRG